One window of Caldisericum exile AZM16c01 genomic DNA carries:
- a CDS encoding AAA family ATPase has protein sequence MIPEVLKIKGFLSYRKETTIDFNQIGDVILITGDNGHGKSSIIDAIVYALFGIARGISRNKQDIVNIDENTLSVELIFKEKGKRYRIKRTYRKDKETSGLILEEFDTQTGNFKNISEGKILDTEEKIRKILGFNYETFIGASFILQGAADFFTTKTPSEKAELLREMLGLDIYEQAKEIAKVRKKETLTTIDILENEIKAKSELVSMEKDIELAKEKLDNEILSYNSKIETLKTHLDDLGRKKEELLKLKERFESFKRLKEEIEKRLNNLLKEKESIQKSLSEFRELINEREEITNNFELLKEIRSKKEKESEKEREFIQLKNEKITKEKEIKSKVEAKNKEFEMHKNALNEAQKEIALSKEKIKKFEEENVLLSKKYESLLQKKEIIQKEIEELTTKLNNILIKEERLKNEENNIRNLEKSLNDSIKRYEKEKKDLENKISQDSKNLNLFNSSIKENEGKLRALLEKKNKLQEKISKRETIQKEIEELLREISGLEKNLELENEKINLISETTTAKCPLCGSPLTEEHKKNLLEDFKNNTIILSSQIKELKSKKEILENNLKELEDLSQKLLETDISIAKVEESLKNFEEKKKNLEEEIKEKTLSLEEIEKELKNLNENTNLENSKKELLHLKEEIKDKDTIQNILNKKQEELSKIDDLIRKTQNQLVEISTNLKNETAILSKLQEKEALEQEILSNLRKEIDEKTFIENEIKELKVLEERIRLLNFDEQTYNDLKEKENALKIYEDKFTKLAIADAKIEELKKQNEKNEEEIHKEKEGIKNIQSEIQETFYNLSNLGYVEKEFEKALSDLSALQEALNELLVKKTRLEENLKEIENIKREINDKRDLIENNRKRLEALEALEEILGRNGVQLSIISDYLPHLENEANRFLQRLTDGKMYLKFLTVRGDKNSEKPTLDIIIYDRGIERRYELFSGGEKFRIDFSLRLGIAKFLANIRNATLETLVIDEGFGSQDLKGRTNILEEINNIKSDFKKILIISHLNEIKENFSNQIRVVKDDYGSHIEIP, from the coding sequence ATGATACCAGAAGTATTGAAGATCAAAGGTTTTTTAAGTTATAGAAAAGAGACGACTATTGATTTTAACCAAATCGGAGATGTTATCCTCATCACGGGGGATAATGGCCACGGTAAATCTTCAATTATTGACGCTATCGTCTATGCGCTTTTTGGAATTGCTCGTGGCATCTCAAGAAACAAACAAGATATTGTGAATATTGACGAAAATACTCTTTCAGTTGAACTTATATTTAAAGAAAAAGGTAAGCGATATAGAATTAAGAGAACCTATAGAAAAGATAAAGAAACTTCAGGACTCATTTTAGAGGAATTCGACACACAAACGGGTAATTTTAAAAACATAAGCGAAGGAAAAATCTTAGATACAGAAGAGAAAATAAGAAAAATCTTAGGTTTCAATTATGAAACTTTCATTGGTGCATCTTTCATTTTACAAGGAGCAGCCGACTTTTTCACAACAAAGACCCCTTCAGAAAAGGCAGAATTACTTCGGGAAATGCTTGGCCTCGATATTTACGAGCAAGCAAAAGAAATCGCAAAAGTAAGAAAAAAGGAGACGCTCACCACCATAGACATTCTTGAAAACGAGATAAAAGCAAAAAGTGAGTTAGTTTCAATGGAAAAAGATATAGAACTTGCAAAAGAGAAGTTGGATAATGAAATCTTGTCTTATAACTCAAAAATAGAGACTTTAAAAACACATCTTGACGATCTTGGTAGGAAAAAAGAGGAATTGTTGAAATTGAAAGAGCGCTTTGAAAGTTTCAAGAGACTTAAAGAGGAAATCGAAAAGCGTTTGAACAATCTACTTAAAGAGAAAGAAAGTATTCAAAAAAGCCTTTCGGAATTTAGAGAATTGATAAACGAAAGAGAAGAAATTACAAATAATTTTGAACTGCTTAAAGAAATCCGCTCAAAAAAAGAGAAAGAAAGCGAAAAAGAAAGAGAATTTATTCAACTGAAAAACGAGAAAATAACAAAAGAGAAGGAAATAAAGTCAAAAGTAGAAGCAAAAAACAAAGAGTTTGAGATGCACAAAAACGCCTTAAATGAGGCTCAAAAAGAAATCGCTTTAAGTAAAGAAAAGATAAAGAAATTCGAAGAAGAAAACGTTTTACTTAGCAAGAAATATGAAAGCCTTTTGCAAAAAAAAGAAATAATTCAAAAAGAAATTGAAGAATTGACGACAAAACTAAACAATATTTTAATAAAAGAAGAACGATTAAAAAACGAAGAAAATAACATCAGAAATTTAGAAAAGAGCTTAAATGATTCCATAAAAAGATACGAAAAAGAAAAAAAGGATCTCGAAAATAAAATTTCACAAGACTCAAAAAATTTAAATCTTTTCAATAGCTCTATTAAAGAAAACGAGGGAAAATTAAGAGCACTTTTGGAGAAGAAAAATAAACTTCAGGAAAAAATTTCAAAAAGAGAAACAATTCAAAAAGAAATTGAAGAACTTTTAAGAGAAATTTCAGGGCTTGAGAAAAATCTTGAATTGGAAAACGAAAAAATAAATCTAATTTCTGAGACAACAACTGCAAAATGTCCTTTGTGTGGAAGCCCGCTTACAGAAGAGCACAAGAAAAACCTCTTAGAAGATTTCAAGAATAACACTATCATACTTTCAAGCCAAATTAAGGAGTTAAAAAGCAAAAAAGAAATTTTAGAAAACAACCTGAAAGAATTGGAAGATCTTTCTCAAAAACTCTTAGAAACAGATATTTCAATTGCAAAAGTTGAAGAATCACTTAAGAATTTTGAGGAAAAGAAAAAAAATTTAGAGGAGGAAATAAAGGAAAAAACATTAAGTCTCGAAGAAATAGAAAAAGAACTTAAAAACTTAAACGAGAATACGAATTTAGAAAATTCAAAGAAAGAACTGTTGCACCTAAAAGAAGAAATTAAGGACAAGGACACAATCCAAAATATATTAAACAAAAAGCAAGAAGAATTAAGCAAAATTGATGACCTTATCCGAAAAACTCAAAATCAACTTGTTGAAATTTCAACAAATTTGAAAAACGAAACTGCTATTCTTTCAAAACTTCAAGAAAAAGAGGCATTAGAACAAGAAATTTTATCGAACTTAAGAAAAGAAATCGACGAAAAAACTTTTATTGAAAATGAAATCAAAGAATTAAAGGTGCTTGAAGAAAGAATAAGGCTTCTAAACTTTGATGAGCAAACATATAACGATCTCAAAGAAAAAGAGAATGCTCTCAAAATTTACGAAGATAAGTTTACAAAACTTGCTATTGCAGATGCAAAGATTGAGGAATTAAAAAAACAAAACGAGAAAAACGAAGAGGAAATACATAAAGAAAAAGAAGGAATTAAAAACATACAATCGGAAATTCAGGAAACTTTTTACAATTTGAGTAATTTAGGTTATGTCGAAAAAGAGTTTGAAAAAGCTTTATCTGATCTAAGTGCATTGCAAGAAGCATTAAATGAACTTCTTGTTAAAAAGACAAGGTTAGAGGAAAACTTGAAAGAAATTGAAAATATAAAAAGAGAAATCAACGATAAAAGAGACCTTATTGAAAATAACCGCAAAAGACTTGAAGCATTAGAGGCGCTCGAAGAAATTCTTGGAAGAAACGGGGTTCAGCTTTCCATAATAAGCGACTATCTTCCGCACCTCGAAAACGAGGCAAACAGGTTTCTCCAGAGACTTACAGATGGTAAAATGTATCTTAAGTTTTTAACTGTGCGCGGCGACAAAAATTCTGAAAAGCCAACTCTTGATATTATTATCTACGATAGAGGCATTGAAAGGCGTTACGAACTATTTTCAGGTGGAGAGAAATTTAGAATTGACTTTTCTTTGCGTTTAGGAATCGCTAAGTTCCTTGCAAATATTAGAAATGCAACTTTGGAAACGCTTGTAATAGACGAGGGTTTTGGAAGCCAAGATTTAAAAGGAAGGACAAATATCCTTGAAGAAATAAACAACATAAAGAGTGACTTCAAAAAAATTCTTATAATAAGCCACCTAAACGAAATAAAAGAGAACTTCTCCAATCAAATAAGGGTTGTAAAAGACGACTACGGCTCTCATATTGAAATACCATAA
- a CDS encoding TIGR00725 family protein: protein MEKNKLRVGLIGTSERPNEPVSENVKKIAYRFGYLVGIEGFILFSGGRDGVMEAACKGNFDAHGINVGILPSNSVTEANPYVTIPITTGLGMDFRSILMIHTVDITVMIGGKIGTLLELVSTYQNGKPAIIIRGTGDFADSIERILIEGKYFDSRRNSEIFFVESPDEAIEKIKEIFHIK from the coding sequence ATGGAGAAGAATAAGTTAAGAGTAGGGCTTATAGGCACTTCTGAAAGGCCAAACGAACCTGTAAGTGAAAATGTTAAAAAGATTGCTTACAGATTTGGGTATCTTGTAGGTATTGAAGGATTTATTCTCTTTTCAGGTGGCCGTGATGGTGTAATGGAAGCAGCATGTAAAGGAAACTTTGATGCACATGGGATAAATGTCGGCATTCTTCCGTCAAACAGTGTAACTGAGGCAAATCCATATGTAACAATTCCAATTACAACAGGTTTGGGAATGGATTTTCGTTCAATTCTTATGATCCATACAGTTGATATAACAGTCATGATCGGTGGTAAGATTGGCACTCTTCTTGAACTTGTATCAACATATCAAAACGGAAAGCCTGCAATTATAATAAGAGGAACAGGCGATTTTGCAGACTCAATTGAGAGAATCCTCATTGAAGGAAAATACTTTGATTCGCGAAGAAACTCAGAAATATTTTTTGTAGAATCTCCAGATGAAGCAATTGAAAAGATAAAAGAGATCTTTCACATCAAATGA
- the ricT gene encoding regulatory iron-sulfur-containing complex subunit RicT — protein MKGLRMEAIQNGVILVGVMLRKDMHTYFIPREELSLKMRDLVIVEKNGSTILGKVVRPYVKMDVKMYDKLKERFGILRILRKANEEDLKYFENLAKKENNAFKICKEKIRAHSLPMHLIEAIWDESEKEYVFYFTADSRVDFRALVKDLVSTFNTKIKLWQVGARDAMKFFGGIGPCGYPVCCTNFLKDIESVELTYAKMQNLPMNVSKITGACGRLVCCLRYELKEGESIKLDQIKLEDINFDGEE, from the coding sequence GTGAAAGGATTAAGAATGGAAGCGATACAAAATGGTGTGATATTAGTAGGTGTAATGTTAAGGAAAGACATGCATACGTATTTTATACCGAGAGAAGAACTCTCCCTCAAAATGAGGGACCTTGTGATAGTTGAGAAAAATGGTTCTACTATACTCGGGAAGGTTGTTCGACCTTATGTAAAGATGGATGTAAAAATGTACGACAAATTGAAAGAGAGATTTGGAATATTAAGAATTCTGCGAAAGGCAAATGAAGAGGACCTTAAATACTTCGAAAACCTTGCTAAAAAAGAAAACAACGCATTTAAAATATGCAAAGAAAAAATAAGAGCACATAGTCTTCCAATGCACCTTATTGAAGCAATTTGGGACGAAAGTGAGAAGGAATATGTGTTTTATTTTACGGCAGATTCGCGTGTTGATTTTAGAGCCCTTGTAAAAGATCTTGTTTCAACTTTCAACACGAAAATTAAGTTATGGCAAGTTGGAGCAAGAGATGCAATGAAATTCTTTGGTGGCATAGGACCATGCGGATACCCAGTGTGCTGCACTAATTTCCTTAAAGATATAGAAAGCGTTGAACTTACATACGCAAAAATGCAGAACCTTCCAATGAATGTATCTAAAATAACAGGAGCCTGTGGGAGGCTTGTTTGCTGCTTACGTTACGAACTAAAAGAAGGAGAGTCTATTAAGTTAGACCAAATAAAGTTAGAGGATATAAATTTTGATGGAGAAGAATAA
- a CDS encoding DNA polymerase III subunit: protein MGLKRVLGQDKTINYLRKLLEKRNLPSTLIFVGPEGVGKKLTAVEFAKALNCKVDPLNGCDTCKSCIAIENRVHPNLKIIESDTIGIDDIRETIDNSYVPYEGIKVNIFVNVENATIQAFNSMLKFLEEPPKNTLNILTCENLENLPETIVSRGVVVKFEKLPFEVIKEIVKQFVEDDEKASTIAHILNGTLKNLSQLTKDEVYKKRKQLLTSFLNLIKKKETGTKFIVKFKDYYGDFNYITVNDFIDEAIDLLRDIIFIIVKKETEIVKNIDLLGFIADEFLAFNLKRLKDIYELLGKAKEGLLTNANTMHIILSVIFTIENM from the coding sequence TTGGGGCTTAAAAGAGTTTTGGGACAGGACAAAACAATAAATTATTTGAGGAAACTTTTAGAGAAAAGAAACCTTCCTTCAACACTTATATTCGTAGGACCAGAGGGTGTTGGAAAAAAACTTACAGCAGTTGAGTTTGCAAAAGCTTTAAATTGCAAGGTTGACCCACTTAACGGTTGCGATACTTGTAAATCTTGCATTGCTATTGAAAACCGAGTACACCCAAACTTAAAAATCATTGAAAGTGATACCATTGGTATTGATGATATCCGTGAAACTATTGATAATTCATATGTGCCTTACGAGGGAATCAAAGTAAACATCTTTGTTAATGTAGAGAATGCAACAATTCAAGCATTCAATAGTATGCTTAAATTCCTTGAGGAGCCACCCAAAAACACCTTAAATATACTAACCTGTGAAAATTTAGAAAACCTTCCAGAAACAATTGTTTCACGAGGAGTTGTCGTAAAATTTGAAAAACTACCTTTTGAAGTTATTAAAGAAATAGTAAAACAATTTGTTGAAGACGATGAAAAAGCCTCAACCATCGCACATATTTTAAATGGAACCCTAAAGAATCTTTCACAATTGACAAAGGATGAAGTATATAAAAAAAGAAAGCAACTTTTAACATCATTTTTGAACCTTATAAAGAAAAAAGAAACGGGAACGAAATTTATTGTAAAATTCAAGGATTACTACGGAGATTTTAATTACATCACAGTTAACGATTTCATAGATGAAGCAATAGACTTGCTTAGAGACATTATATTTATCATAGTTAAAAAAGAAACGGAAATTGTAAAAAACATTGACTTATTAGGTTTTATTGCAGATGAATTTCTTGCATTCAATTTAAAAAGGTTAAAAGATATATATGAACTTCTTGGTAAAGCAAAAGAGGGCCTTTTGACAAATGCAAATACAATGCATATAATATTAAGTGTGATATTTACAATTGAGAACATGTGA
- the mnmA gene encoding tRNA 2-thiouridine(34) synthase MnmA, giving the protein MKVYVGVSGGVDSSVALYLLKEQGYDVIAVFFKLEKEENLSRCCNVSNAQIVARKFEVPFIEVDVSEEFKELVKGYFFESLKRGFTPNPCTVCNEKIKFGIGYEKTRSLFGEGLFATGHYARIEDLHLKKGIDQIKDQSYMLWRLKKEDLQHIIFPLGNYLKSEVKSIAEFLGLPPSKESEDLCFIKGNIKDTIKEILKDNEGDIIDKHGNILGKHRGVQFYTIGQRSGLHVSYKEPLYVIDTDPINNTVVLGTYEDCLFKGAELTEINTLEEIETNKVYKAKIRYQSKPQECIVKNKNGQIEVEFLERQFAVTKGQSLVVYDEDIVVLGGVIKRALK; this is encoded by the coding sequence ATGAAAGTTTATGTCGGCGTAAGCGGTGGCGTTGATAGTTCTGTTGCATTATACCTTTTAAAAGAGCAAGGATATGATGTCATTGCAGTATTCTTCAAATTAGAAAAAGAGGAAAATTTATCAAGATGCTGTAATGTTTCAAATGCACAGATTGTTGCAAGAAAGTTTGAGGTGCCTTTTATAGAAGTTGATGTTTCGGAAGAGTTTAAAGAGCTTGTTAAAGGATATTTCTTTGAAAGTTTAAAGAGAGGTTTTACGCCAAATCCATGTACAGTTTGTAATGAAAAAATAAAGTTTGGCATTGGTTATGAAAAAACAAGATCACTTTTTGGAGAAGGTCTTTTTGCAACAGGACACTATGCCCGTATTGAAGATTTACATCTCAAAAAAGGAATCGACCAAATAAAAGATCAATCGTATATGCTTTGGCGCCTTAAAAAAGAGGACTTACAACACATCATATTCCCATTAGGAAACTACCTTAAAAGTGAAGTTAAAAGCATTGCAGAATTCTTAGGGTTGCCCCCATCTAAGGAAAGCGAAGACCTCTGCTTCATAAAAGGTAATATAAAAGACACCATTAAAGAAATTCTTAAAGATAATGAAGGAGACATTATTGATAAACATGGAAACATTTTAGGTAAGCACCGAGGTGTACAATTTTATACCATAGGACAGAGAAGTGGACTTCATGTTTCTTACAAGGAACCTTTATATGTAATAGATACCGATCCCATCAATAACACAGTAGTCCTGGGAACATACGAAGATTGTCTCTTTAAAGGAGCAGAATTAACCGAAATAAACACCCTTGAAGAGATTGAAACCAATAAAGTTTATAAAGCAAAAATAAGGTATCAGTCAAAGCCACAAGAGTGTATAGTTAAAAACAAAAACGGACAAATTGAGGTAGAATTTTTAGAAAGGCAGTTTGCAGTCACTAAAGGGCAGAGCCTCGTTGTTTATGATGAAGATATTGTAGTTTTAGGTGGTGTAATCAAAAGAGCACTAAAGTAG
- a CDS encoding redox-sensing transcriptional repressor Rex → MDIPFATIERLAIYVRCLRHLKEKGVKKISSFEMAINTRTTPEQVRKDLSYFGKFGKTGEGYDVETLLKKLDKILKTKRKWNVAIIGAGSLGTALSRYKGFKEVGYDVKALFDIDPEKINKKTNGIPVYHIEKFGEVVDKENIEIAIVAVPTEAVSDIEGILAKSKIKGILNFAPVTLNLKTRRKIVILDVDLTQKLYIISYLIKNKWEE, encoded by the coding sequence ATGGATATACCGTTTGCAACAATTGAGAGACTTGCTATTTACGTAAGATGTTTACGACATTTAAAAGAGAAAGGAGTTAAAAAAATCTCTTCGTTTGAAATGGCAATTAACACTAGGACAACTCCAGAGCAGGTAAGAAAGGACCTCTCTTATTTCGGAAAGTTCGGCAAGACTGGTGAAGGTTATGATGTTGAAACACTTTTGAAGAAACTTGATAAAATCTTGAAGACAAAGAGAAAATGGAATGTTGCAATCATAGGAGCAGGTTCCTTAGGTACGGCACTCTCAAGGTATAAGGGATTTAAAGAAGTTGGATACGATGTGAAAGCATTGTTTGATATTGATCCAGAAAAAATAAATAAAAAAACAAACGGCATTCCTGTATATCACATTGAAAAATTTGGAGAAGTTGTAGATAAAGAAAATATAGAAATTGCTATTGTTGCCGTGCCGACTGAGGCGGTTTCAGATATAGAAGGAATTTTAGCAAAGAGTAAAATTAAGGGAATTTTAAATTTCGCTCCAGTCACTTTAAATCTTAAAACCCGAAGAAAAATTGTAATTCTGGATGTTGACCTAACACAGAAGTTGTATATAATTTCATATCTAATCAAAAATAAATGGGAGGAATAG
- a CDS encoding acetate kinase: protein MDVLTLNCGSSSVKYQLYRWSEKRILAKGIVERVTIGGSFIKHEVPGRDSVKIQSECPTHKEAIELILKTLTDPEIGVISDVKEVKAVGHRVVHGGEKFNKSVLVTDEALKTFEELQDLAPLHNPPNIMGIRAAMSILPDVPHVAVMDTAWHQTMPEHAFIYALPREWYEKYHIRRYGFHGTSFLYVAKRTAVLLGKNPFETNVVIAHLGNGASIDAVKNGISVDTSMGFTPLEGLVMGTRAGDHDAAIDLYMMERLGLSTKEMNDVLNKKSGVFGITNGKYTDRRDVEVAADEGDHLAQLAIAIETYRLKKYISSYMGVLGRVDAIVFTAGVGEMGPIFREKALDGLENFGVVIDKRKNNISLTRNAETDITGDGSKIKVFVIPTDEELVMTEDTVAIMEGRYDVHTNFTYSFQSPHYKNLLREENFAKEVEKKPELAEIKAKIPGVDF, encoded by the coding sequence ATGGATGTATTGACATTAAATTGTGGTAGCTCTTCGGTTAAATACCAACTTTATCGATGGAGCGAAAAAAGGATTTTAGCGAAAGGAATTGTGGAGCGTGTTACAATTGGTGGCTCCTTTATAAAGCATGAAGTACCGGGACGTGACTCTGTAAAAATTCAAAGTGAGTGTCCTACTCATAAAGAAGCGATTGAACTTATCTTAAAGACACTTACTGACCCTGAAATTGGTGTTATTAGCGATGTAAAAGAAGTAAAAGCAGTTGGGCACAGAGTTGTGCATGGTGGAGAAAAGTTTAATAAATCTGTTTTAGTTACTGATGAAGCGTTGAAAACTTTTGAAGAACTTCAGGATCTTGCTCCGCTTCACAACCCACCCAATATTATGGGAATAAGAGCCGCAATGAGTATCCTTCCAGATGTGCCGCACGTTGCAGTGATGGACACGGCATGGCACCAAACAATGCCAGAACATGCATTCATTTATGCACTTCCAAGGGAGTGGTATGAAAAATATCATATAAGAAGGTATGGCTTCCATGGCACATCATTCCTCTATGTTGCGAAAAGAACCGCCGTCCTATTAGGAAAAAATCCTTTTGAGACAAATGTTGTTATTGCTCACCTTGGAAATGGTGCAAGTATCGATGCCGTTAAAAACGGTATTTCTGTTGATACAAGTATGGGCTTTACACCTCTTGAAGGGCTTGTTATGGGCACACGCGCAGGCGACCATGATGCTGCAATTGATCTTTACATGATGGAGAGGTTAGGATTATCTACGAAGGAAATGAACGACGTCTTGAATAAGAAGAGTGGCGTATTTGGTATTACAAATGGTAAATATACTGACCGAAGAGATGTTGAAGTTGCTGCAGATGAGGGCGATCATCTTGCACAACTTGCAATTGCTATTGAAACCTATAGACTTAAAAAATACATTTCTTCTTATATGGGTGTGTTAGGTCGTGTTGATGCTATTGTATTTACTGCAGGTGTTGGCGAAATGGGTCCGATTTTCCGTGAAAAGGCGCTTGATGGACTTGAAAACTTTGGTGTCGTTATTGACAAGAGGAAAAACAATATTTCCCTTACAAGGAATGCAGAAACTGATATCACAGGCGATGGCTCTAAGATAAAAGTTTTTGTAATTCCCACAGATGAGGAACTGGTAATGACTGAAGATACGGTTGCAATAATGGAGGGGCGATACGATGTGCACACCAATTTTACGTATTCCTTCCAGAGTCCACATTACAAAAACTTGTTAAGAGAAGAGAATTTTGCAAAAGAAGTTGAGAAAAAGCCTGAACTTGCAGAGATTAAAGCAAAAATTCCAGGGGTTGATTTTTAG